A stretch of the Cumulibacter soli genome encodes the following:
- a CDS encoding bifunctional methylenetetrahydrofolate dehydrogenase/methenyltetrahydrofolate cyclohydrolase, whose product MSATILDGKAAAAAIKEELKGRVAALAARGITPGLGTVLVGDDPGSHAYVRGKHRDCAQVGIASIRRDLPADATQDDVLQAIHELNADPACTGYIVQLPLPKHLDADAALEAIDPAKDADGLHPINLGRLVLGVEAPLPCTPRGIADLLRRYDVPMNGAHAVIVGRGVTAGRPLSLLLTRRSENCTVTVCHTGTKDLAAHTREADIVVAAAGSIGLITADMIKPGAAVVDVSSNRTENGPVGDTTPEVREVAGFIAPMPGGVGPMTRAMLLANVVEAAERAAGLSA is encoded by the coding sequence ATGAGCGCGACGATCCTCGACGGCAAGGCCGCTGCAGCGGCAATCAAGGAAGAGCTGAAGGGGCGAGTGGCGGCGCTCGCGGCCAGGGGCATCACGCCAGGACTCGGTACCGTCCTGGTCGGCGACGACCCGGGCAGCCACGCGTACGTACGCGGAAAGCACCGCGATTGTGCGCAGGTCGGTATCGCCTCGATCCGTCGTGACCTGCCCGCGGACGCGACCCAGGACGACGTCCTGCAGGCGATCCACGAGTTGAACGCCGACCCCGCATGTACCGGTTACATCGTGCAGTTGCCGCTGCCGAAGCACCTGGATGCCGATGCGGCGCTCGAAGCGATTGATCCCGCGAAGGACGCCGACGGCCTGCACCCCATTAACCTCGGGCGCCTCGTGCTCGGTGTCGAAGCCCCGTTGCCGTGTACACCGCGTGGTATCGCCGACTTGCTACGCCGGTACGACGTACCGATGAATGGTGCGCACGCGGTGATCGTTGGGCGCGGCGTCACCGCCGGCCGCCCGCTGAGTCTGTTGCTGACCCGGCGCTCGGAGAACTGCACGGTCACCGTGTGTCACACCGGCACCAAGGACCTCGCCGCACACACCCGTGAGGCCGATATCGTCGTCGCTGCCGCCGGTTCGATTGGGCTGATCACCGCCGACATGATCAAGCCGGGCGCTGCCGTCGTCGACGTGTCCTCCAACCGCACCGAGAATGGGCCCGTAGGCGATACGACCCCCGAGGTTCGCGAGGTCGCCGGATTCATCGCGCCGATGCCCGGTGGGGTAGGGCCGATGACTCGCGCAATGCTGCTGGCGAATGTTGTCGAGGCCGCTGAGCGGGCAGCCGGTCTCTCCGCATAA
- a CDS encoding DUF3017 domain-containing protein codes for MANDPADGDESPRLPAEKPARRRATGPSTPGKNEPPARAMKPRGNPVRTIAHPPLRTQIRGGSRRQMVYFVILAMLVVGLVFVAVEQWRRGLVVMGASILLVGVARAVLPTRLVGWLAVRNRTSDLIFCLLFGIMLIATAIVARGQI; via the coding sequence GTGGCCAACGACCCCGCGGACGGCGACGAATCGCCACGCCTGCCTGCTGAGAAGCCAGCGCGGCGCAGAGCGACGGGCCCGTCGACTCCCGGGAAGAACGAGCCACCTGCGCGGGCGATGAAGCCGCGCGGTAATCCGGTCCGCACAATCGCCCATCCGCCGCTGCGGACGCAGATCCGTGGCGGTTCGCGGCGTCAGATGGTGTATTTCGTCATTCTGGCCATGCTCGTTGTCGGGTTGGTGTTCGTGGCAGTTGAGCAATGGCGGCGGGGGTTGGTGGTGATGGGCGCATCGATCTTGTTGGTCGGTGTTGCCCGGGCGGTGCTGCCGACTCGATTGGTCGGGTGGCTCGCGGTCCGTAACCGCACGTCGGACCTGATCTTCTGCCTGCTGTTCGGCATCATGCTGATCGCCACGGCGATCGTTGCCCGGGGCCAAATCTAG